Proteins encoded by one window of Acidobacteriota bacterium:
- the trkA gene encoding Trk system potassium transporter TrkA, translating into MHIIIIGGGAIGYPLAKALGPAHDVFVVDSDPLVGERFADADVEFVAGSGANPDVLRRAGVARCELLVASAQLDEINIVACALGSKLGARRTICFATREDLLVGGADGLHGHFGIDEIIWPEAELAADIERIIMAPGATDAEVFAGGRIELLEYRLDAASPLVGPPVASLDLPAGVVIIAVKHEHSTSIPRGETRLEPGDKVVLMGNRDGMAQLRTLMAPGAGDAASQLVTIIGGGDVGYRLAQHLDRADGIRLCVIERDPARGELLAATLGRALILQGDGTDLELLESEDIGRSDVLVSVIDNDERNLLASLLGRQLGVGKVITRVSKSSNHRLFERVGIDVALSARGAAVTSVVHQIDSGRASLLAILQEGQARVVELTTPAGFLPTAVKDLRLPRDSIIGTVLRAGEVLVPRGDDRIAGGDRLLVCCKDAAVRGVRDLFVRG; encoded by the coding sequence ATGCACATCATCATCATCGGCGGCGGCGCCATCGGGTATCCGCTGGCGAAGGCGCTCGGTCCGGCGCACGACGTCTTCGTGGTCGATTCGGATCCGCTGGTCGGCGAGCGCTTCGCCGACGCCGACGTGGAGTTCGTGGCCGGCAGCGGCGCCAACCCGGACGTGCTGCGGCGGGCGGGGGTCGCGCGTTGCGAGCTGCTCGTCGCGTCGGCGCAGCTCGACGAGATCAACATCGTCGCCTGCGCGCTCGGCAGCAAGCTGGGCGCGCGGCGGACGATCTGCTTCGCCACCCGCGAGGACCTGCTCGTCGGCGGCGCCGACGGCCTGCACGGGCACTTCGGCATCGACGAGATCATCTGGCCTGAAGCGGAGTTGGCCGCCGACATCGAGCGCATCATCATGGCGCCGGGGGCGACCGACGCCGAGGTGTTCGCGGGCGGTCGCATCGAGCTGCTGGAGTACCGGCTCGACGCCGCCTCGCCGCTGGTCGGACCGCCGGTGGCGTCGCTCGACCTGCCGGCGGGGGTGGTCATCATCGCGGTGAAGCACGAGCACTCCACCTCGATCCCGCGCGGCGAGACGCGTCTGGAGCCGGGCGACAAGGTGGTCCTGATGGGCAACCGCGACGGCATGGCGCAGCTCCGCACCCTGATGGCCCCCGGCGCGGGGGACGCCGCGTCGCAGCTCGTGACCATCATCGGGGGCGGCGACGTCGGCTACCGCCTGGCGCAGCACCTCGACCGCGCCGACGGCATTCGGCTCTGCGTCATCGAGCGGGATCCGGCCCGCGGCGAGCTGCTCGCGGCGACGCTGGGCCGCGCCCTCATCCTCCAGGGGGACGGCACCGACCTGGAGCTGCTGGAGTCGGAGGACATCGGCCGCAGCGACGTCCTGGTCTCGGTCATCGACAACGACGAGCGCAACCTGCTCGCCTCGCTGCTCGGGCGGCAGCTCGGCGTCGGCAAGGTGATTACGCGCGTCAGCAAGTCGTCCAACCACCGCCTGTTCGAGCGGGTCGGCATCGACGTCGCGCTGTCCGCGCGCGGCGCGGCGGTGACGTCGGTGGTCCACCAGATCGACAGCGGGCGCGCCAGCCTGCTCGCGATCCTGCAGGAGGGGCAGGCCCGCGTCGTGGAGCTGACCACGCCGGCCGGGTTCCTGCCCACCGCGGTGAAGGACCTGCGCCTGCCGCGGGATTCCATCATCGGCACCGTGCTGCGCGCCGGCGAGGTCCTCGTGCCGCGCGGCGACGACCGGATAGCGGGAGGCGACCGGTTGCTCGTCTGCTGCAAGGACGCCGCCGTCCGGGGCGTGCGCGACCTGTTCGTGCGGGGCTGA
- a CDS encoding TrkH family potassium uptake protein — translation MRFINIAQVAGRICRLFGAAFAAPALVAAFYGEWTDIPGFVLGGVVSGGIGQTLLGISRGADDDLRRIEALSVVAGVWLLFAVLCSIPYLWVGFGVIDALFEAMSGITATGATILTDFEAPGRGFFFWRAMTQWIGGMGVITLVVAVLPRLAVGVRQLFFAEAPGPTEEKLAPQIRKTAASLWRLYAGLTAAEVVALGLAGMPWFDAVCHAMTTLAAGGFSPHAQSVMGYDSALIEWIICLFMFLAGANFALQYRALLGRPGALFRDDEFRAYVGIVALAAGSLALLLWIVEGDGAPLRRAAFQVLSILTTTGYATTDFDLWNDRTKLVLLAMMFIGGCAGSAAGGPKVLRHMLVGRFTLLELRRTLHPRGVLPVKLGGKVVPDEVIRSVLVFFLFYVLMFAVCTAVVIGFGADLETAVTATTGTLGNIGPGFGEVGPMSSYAGLHPISKLTLIAAMWIGRLEVVTVLALLRFEVWTSAHWRGIEG, via the coding sequence ATGCGCTTCATCAACATCGCCCAGGTCGCCGGCCGCATCTGCCGGCTGTTCGGCGCCGCCTTCGCCGCGCCGGCTCTGGTCGCCGCCTTCTACGGCGAATGGACCGACATCCCGGGCTTCGTGCTCGGCGGCGTCGTCAGCGGCGGTATCGGGCAGACGCTGCTCGGCATCTCGCGCGGCGCCGACGACGATCTGCGCCGCATCGAGGCGCTGTCGGTGGTGGCCGGCGTCTGGCTGCTGTTCGCAGTGCTCTGCTCGATCCCCTACCTGTGGGTCGGCTTCGGGGTCATCGACGCGCTGTTCGAGGCGATGTCGGGCATCACGGCGACCGGCGCGACCATCCTGACCGACTTCGAGGCGCCGGGGCGGGGGTTCTTCTTCTGGCGGGCGATGACGCAGTGGATCGGCGGCATGGGGGTCATCACCCTCGTCGTCGCCGTCCTGCCGCGACTCGCGGTGGGGGTGCGCCAGTTGTTCTTCGCCGAGGCGCCGGGGCCGACCGAGGAGAAGCTGGCCCCGCAGATCCGCAAGACCGCGGCGTCGCTCTGGCGCCTCTACGCGGGCCTTACCGCGGCCGAGGTGGTCGCGCTCGGCCTGGCCGGCATGCCCTGGTTCGACGCGGTGTGCCACGCCATGACCACGCTCGCGGCGGGCGGCTTCTCGCCCCACGCGCAGTCGGTCATGGGTTACGACAGCGCCCTGATCGAGTGGATCATCTGCCTCTTCATGTTTCTTGCCGGGGCCAACTTCGCGCTGCAGTACCGGGCGCTGCTCGGCCGGCCCGGCGCGCTGTTCCGCGACGACGAGTTCCGTGCCTATGTGGGCATCGTCGCACTGGCCGCCGGTTCCCTGGCCCTGTTGCTGTGGATCGTGGAGGGCGACGGCGCGCCGCTGCGCCGGGCGGCGTTCCAGGTGCTGTCGATCCTGACCACGACCGGCTACGCGACCACCGACTTCGACCTGTGGAACGACCGGACCAAGCTCGTGCTGCTGGCCATGATGTTCATCGGCGGCTGCGCGGGCTCGGCGGCCGGCGGACCGAAGGTGCTGCGGCACATGCTGGTGGGGCGCTTCACGCTGCTGGAGTTGCGGCGGACGCTCCATCCGCGCGGCGTCCTGCCGGTGAAGCTCGGCGGAAAGGTCGTTCCCGACGAGGTGATCCGCTCGGTCCTGGTGTTCTTCCTGTTCTACGTCCTGATGTTCGCGGTCTGCACGGCGGTCGTCATCGGTTTCGGGGCGGACCTGGAGACGGCGGTGACGGCCACCACCGGCACGCTGGGCAACATCGGACCCGGCTTCGGCGAGGTGGGGCCGATGTCCAGCTACGCCGGGCTGCACCCGATCAGCAAGCTGACGCTGATCGCCGCCATGTGGATCGGGCGCCTCGAGGTGGTGACGGTGCTTGCGCTGCTGCGGTTCGAGGTCTGGACCAGCGCCCACTGGCGGGGGATCGAAGGATAG
- a CDS encoding phosphohistidine phosphatase SixA, giving the protein MIYLVHHGEAADPSVDAQRALTAAGRAAVERLAREAAGRGVAPVEIWHSGKLRARQTGEAFRLACNPLAAFTMVRGLQPADPSDILADRLAGETRDLLLVGHMPHIARLLRRLLGRVGEDVAFPPHGVVALEPDPGGDPTRWRAVWRLSP; this is encoded by the coding sequence GTGATCTACCTGGTCCACCACGGCGAGGCGGCGGACCCGAGCGTCGACGCGCAGCGGGCGCTGACCGCGGCCGGCCGTGCGGCGGTCGAGCGGCTTGCGCGGGAAGCGGCGGGGCGCGGCGTCGCCCCGGTCGAGATCTGGCACAGCGGCAAGCTGCGGGCGCGCCAGACCGGCGAGGCGTTTCGGCTGGCCTGCAATCCGTTGGCCGCGTTCACGATGGTGCGCGGCCTGCAGCCCGCCGATCCCTCCGACATCCTCGCGGACCGGCTGGCCGGCGAGACGCGCGACCTGCTGCTGGTCGGCCACATGCCCCACATCGCGCGCCTGCTGCGGCGGCTGCTCGGCCGCGTCGGCGAGGACGTGGCGTTTCCCCCGCACGGCGTGGTGGCGCTGGAGCCGGATCCGGGCGGCGACCCCACGCGCTGGCGGGCGGTGTGGCGCCTGTCTCCGTGA
- a CDS encoding amino acid decarboxylase: MDAEAFRNHGHALVDWIADYLNHTERYPVLSRNTPGAVRDALPPSPPDKGVPFDAIFRDFERVILPGVTHWNHPGFFAYFAISGAAAGVLAEFLSAALNVQAMLWRTSPAATELEEVTLGWLRQLLGLPDTFEGVIYDTASISSLHALAAARHGAVADVRTRGLAGRSDIGPLRVYASEQAHSSIDKAIMTLGLGHDALAHVPADDEFRMRPEALREAIAADRARGVTPLAVIATVGTTSTTSVDPVGPIADICADEGIWLHVDAAYAGVAALVPETRDVLAGCDRADSFVVNPHKWLFTPFDLSAFYCRHMDTLRDAFSLTPDYLQTLEAVEVRNLMDTGVQLGRRFRSLKLWAILRHFGSDGIRERLAEHMRLARLFAGWVDESPDFERLAPVPFSVVCFRARPAGATVTPDGAGTDGGTSAAGGAGDAAGDAAADKLNERLIEAVNATGEVFLSHTRLDGRFTIRLAVGHVRTEERHVRRAWELLDDKLRALR; this comes from the coding sequence ATGGACGCCGAGGCGTTCCGCAACCACGGCCACGCCCTCGTCGACTGGATAGCCGACTACCTGAACCACACCGAGCGCTACCCCGTCCTCTCCCGGAATACGCCGGGCGCGGTGCGCGACGCGCTGCCGCCGTCACCGCCCGACAAGGGCGTCCCCTTCGATGCCATCTTCCGCGACTTCGAGCGCGTGATCCTCCCCGGCGTCACGCACTGGAACCACCCCGGCTTCTTCGCCTACTTCGCCATCTCGGGCGCCGCCGCCGGGGTGCTCGCCGAGTTCCTCTCCGCCGCCCTGAACGTGCAGGCGATGCTGTGGCGGACGTCGCCGGCCGCGACCGAGCTCGAAGAGGTGACCCTCGGCTGGCTGCGGCAGCTCCTCGGCCTGCCCGACACGTTCGAGGGCGTCATCTACGACACGGCGTCCATCTCGAGCCTGCACGCGCTGGCCGCGGCCCGGCACGGCGCGGTGGCCGACGTCCGCACGCGGGGGCTGGCGGGCCGTTCGGACATCGGCCCGTTGCGCGTCTACGCCTCCGAGCAGGCGCACTCGTCGATAGACAAGGCGATCATGACGCTCGGCCTGGGCCACGACGCGCTGGCCCATGTCCCCGCGGACGACGAGTTCCGGATGCGGCCCGAGGCGCTGCGCGAGGCCATCGCCGCCGACCGCGCGCGCGGCGTGACCCCGCTGGCGGTGATCGCCACCGTGGGCACCACCTCGACGACCAGCGTCGACCCGGTCGGCCCCATCGCGGACATCTGCGCGGACGAGGGCATCTGGCTGCACGTCGACGCGGCCTACGCCGGCGTCGCGGCCCTGGTGCCGGAGACGCGGGACGTGCTGGCCGGCTGCGACCGGGCGGACTCGTTCGTCGTCAACCCGCACAAGTGGCTGTTCACGCCGTTCGATCTCAGCGCGTTCTACTGCCGGCACATGGACACGCTGCGCGATGCGTTCTCCCTGACCCCCGACTACCTGCAGACGCTGGAAGCCGTGGAGGTCCGCAACCTGATGGACACCGGCGTGCAGCTCGGCCGCCGGTTCCGATCGCTCAAGCTGTGGGCGATCCTGCGCCACTTCGGGTCGGACGGCATCCGCGAGCGGCTGGCCGAGCACATGCGCCTCGCCCGGCTGTTCGCAGGCTGGGTGGACGAGAGTCCCGACTTCGAGCGGCTCGCGCCGGTCCCGTTCAGCGTCGTCTGCTTCCGGGCGAGGCCGGCAGGTGCGACGGTCACACCGGATGGCGCCGGTACCGACGGCGGGACCTCAGCCGCAGGCGGCGCCGGCGACGCCGCCGGCGATGCCGCAGCGGACAAGCTGAACGAGCGGCTGATCGAGGCGGTCAACGCCACCGGCGAGGTATTCCTGTCCCACACGCGCCTCGACGGGCGCTTCACCATCCGCCTGGCGGTCGGGCACGTGCGCACCGAGGAGCGGCACGTGCGGCGGGCGTGGGAGCTGCTCGACGACAAGCTGCGCGCACTCCGCTGA
- a CDS encoding thioredoxin domain-containing protein, protein MPAATTCLVEWRPWGRAAFDEARAGQVPVLLALGPGWCPAGAAMLRGAYADTGVADLLDDRFVPIRVDADEHPDVADRYGLGAWPTTAFLTPDGQVLGGETYATAERMRDLLPRVADAFEQQRDAIAARGAASAAQPAVPAAAAPDPDVDAWLGDRLLAQFDDEHGGFGDGVKRVHGAALELAWRRAGDGDEAFGAVFERTLRAMVRGGLYDELDGGVFRYCARRDWTAPATEKLLAVNADALRLFLLPDDDGCLDRAIGVVGYVRRTLADPAPDHPGFFASQRGDPDYYRPRAAADAPAAGPPAVDRAVYADGTALMARAFAAASETLRDSSLLEFAVDAMEHVVAGTYERGGGIAHRSGSRTGVRGLLSDQVRAAAALLDLHALTDREVYLDMAQELMHFAIQHLWDPSGGGGFLDRVHGPEDIGLLREPLQPFAVNCEAARVLLRLATITADPAFRDRAVATLAAQTAAARAHGVDAAPYALAMRDLLDVD, encoded by the coding sequence TTGCCCGCGGCGACCACCTGCCTCGTCGAGTGGCGGCCGTGGGGGCGCGCCGCCTTCGACGAGGCGCGCGCCGGGCAGGTCCCCGTGTTGCTGGCTCTGGGACCGGGCTGGTGCCCGGCGGGTGCCGCGATGCTGCGCGGGGCGTATGCCGATACCGGTGTCGCCGATCTGCTGGACGATCGGTTCGTGCCGATCCGGGTGGACGCGGACGAGCACCCCGACGTCGCGGACCGCTACGGTCTCGGCGCCTGGCCGACGACCGCGTTCCTGACCCCGGACGGTCAGGTTCTGGGCGGGGAGACCTACGCGACGGCGGAGAGGATGCGGGACCTGCTCCCGCGCGTCGCCGACGCGTTCGAGCAGCAGCGGGACGCGATCGCCGCGCGCGGCGCAGCGTCTGCCGCGCAACCGGCCGTTCCGGCGGCCGCCGCCCCGGATCCCGACGTCGACGCCTGGCTCGGAGACCGCCTGCTGGCGCAGTTCGACGACGAGCACGGCGGCTTCGGCGACGGGGTCAAGCGGGTCCACGGCGCCGCCCTCGAGCTGGCGTGGCGCCGGGCCGGGGACGGTGACGAAGCGTTCGGCGCGGTGTTCGAACGCACGCTCCGGGCCATGGTCCGGGGCGGGCTCTACGACGAGCTCGACGGCGGCGTGTTCCGCTACTGCGCGCGCCGCGACTGGACCGCGCCGGCGACCGAGAAGCTGCTCGCGGTCAACGCCGACGCGCTCCGCCTCTTCCTGCTGCCCGACGACGACGGCTGCCTCGATCGGGCCATCGGCGTGGTCGGCTACGTGCGGCGCACGCTGGCCGACCCGGCGCCGGACCATCCCGGGTTCTTCGCCAGCCAGCGAGGCGACCCCGACTACTACCGGCCGCGGGCGGCGGCGGATGCACCCGCGGCCGGGCCGCCCGCCGTCGACCGTGCCGTCTACGCCGACGGCACCGCCCTGATGGCCCGTGCGTTCGCCGCCGCGTCGGAGACGCTGCGCGACTCGTCGCTGCTGGAGTTCGCCGTCGACGCGATGGAGCACGTCGTGGCGGGGACCTACGAGCGCGGCGGCGGGATCGCCCACCGGTCCGGCTCCCGCACCGGCGTCCGGGGCCTGCTCTCCGACCAGGTCCGGGCCGCCGCGGCGCTGCTCGATCTCCACGCGCTGACCGACCGCGAGGTCTATCTCGACATGGCCCAGGAGCTGATGCACTTCGCCATCCAGCATCTGTGGGACCCGAGCGGAGGCGGCGGTTTCCTCGACCGCGTCCACGGCCCGGAGGACATCGGTCTGCTGCGGGAGCCGCTGCAACCGTTCGCCGTCAATTGCGAGGCGGCGCGCGTGCTTCTGCGATTGGCGACCATCACGGCCGACCCCGCGTTTCGGGATCGCGCCGTCGCCACCCTCGCCGCGCAGACGGCGGCCGCCCGCGCGCACGGGGTCGACGCGGCGCCGTACGCGCTGGCCATGCGCGATCTGCTCGATGTCGACTGA
- a CDS encoding transketolase yields MASVRATSAAGSGHPSSCCSAADIVAALFFGHMRFDPRNPQDDDNDRFVLSKGHAAPLLYAAWAEAGFVPPDDLLKLRRIDSDLEGHPTPRLPFVDVATGSLGQGICAAVGIALNARRIGSDYRTYVLIGDGESAEGSVWEAAQVADRYRLDNLCGIIDVNGFGQSRATQWGHDMAAYRERWKAFGWHAVVVDGHDVGAIVAALEEARGTTGRPTMILARTVKGKGVSLIEGKDGWHGKPIEPGAHLDAALDELNGRLGPETALPAIPLPPARSGAAPAQSPAGPARLPSPPAYEPGSQVATRTAYGDALAALGAVDSRIVALDADVGNSTFSQTFENVHPDRFVETYIAEQAMVGAAMGLASRGAIPFPSTFAAFLTRASDFVRMAGIGGMNIKLAGSHAGISIGEDGPSQMALEDLAMMRAVPGCAVLYPCDAVSAARLVEAAAGRDGMVYIRTSRPKTPVIYGPDDEFPIGGSKALRESPDDAATVVAAGVTLFEALRAHDALAAEGIALRVIDAYSVQPVDRRALVDAARRTGDRLITVEDHYAAGGLGDAVSEAVAPDGIVVERLAVREVPRSGRPGELLERFGISASCIAAAVRRQVGNRAGTAAAGRA; encoded by the coding sequence ATGGCGTCCGTGCGCGCCACGAGTGCGGCTGGCAGCGGCCATCCGTCGAGCTGCTGCTCCGCGGCCGACATCGTCGCCGCCCTGTTCTTCGGGCACATGCGCTTCGACCCCCGGAACCCGCAAGACGACGACAACGACCGCTTCGTCCTGTCGAAAGGGCACGCCGCACCGCTGCTGTATGCCGCCTGGGCGGAGGCGGGCTTCGTGCCGCCCGACGACCTGCTGAAGCTGCGGCGCATCGACAGCGATCTCGAAGGGCACCCGACGCCGCGCCTGCCGTTCGTCGACGTGGCGACCGGTTCGCTCGGACAGGGCATCTGCGCCGCCGTCGGCATCGCGCTCAACGCCCGCCGCATCGGCTCGGACTATCGCACCTACGTGCTCATCGGCGACGGCGAGTCGGCGGAGGGCTCGGTGTGGGAGGCCGCGCAGGTCGCGGACCGCTACCGGCTCGACAACCTGTGCGGCATCATCGACGTCAACGGCTTCGGCCAGAGCCGGGCGACGCAGTGGGGCCACGACATGGCGGCCTACCGGGAGCGATGGAAGGCCTTCGGCTGGCACGCCGTCGTCGTCGACGGCCACGACGTCGGGGCCATCGTGGCGGCGCTGGAAGAAGCACGCGGGACGACGGGGCGGCCGACGATGATTCTCGCCCGTACCGTCAAGGGCAAGGGCGTGTCGCTGATCGAGGGGAAGGACGGCTGGCACGGCAAGCCGATCGAGCCCGGTGCGCATCTCGACGCCGCGCTCGACGAATTGAACGGTCGGCTCGGGCCGGAAACTGCGCTCCCAGCGATCCCGCTCCCTCCCGCGCGCTCGGGGGCTGCACCGGCGCAGTCACCCGCCGGTCCGGCGCGGCTTCCGTCGCCGCCGGCGTACGAACCGGGGAGCCAGGTGGCGACGCGGACCGCCTATGGCGACGCGCTGGCCGCCCTCGGCGCGGTGGACTCCCGCATCGTGGCGCTGGACGCGGACGTCGGCAACTCCACGTTCAGCCAGACGTTCGAGAATGTGCACCCCGACCGGTTCGTCGAGACCTACATCGCCGAGCAGGCCATGGTCGGCGCCGCCATGGGGCTGGCCAGCCGCGGCGCCATCCCGTTCCCATCGACGTTCGCCGCCTTCCTGACGCGGGCGTCCGACTTCGTGCGGATGGCGGGCATCGGCGGGATGAACATCAAGCTCGCGGGATCGCACGCGGGAATTTCCATCGGCGAGGACGGGCCCTCCCAGATGGCGCTGGAGGATCTCGCAATGATGCGCGCCGTGCCCGGCTGCGCCGTTCTCTACCCGTGCGACGCCGTGAGCGCCGCGCGCCTGGTCGAGGCGGCGGCCGGCCGTGACGGCATGGTCTACATCCGGACCTCCCGGCCGAAGACCCCGGTCATCTACGGCCCGGACGACGAGTTCCCGATCGGCGGGTCGAAGGCGTTGCGCGAGTCGCCGGACGACGCCGCGACGGTGGTGGCGGCCGGGGTTACCCTCTTCGAGGCGTTGCGGGCGCACGACGCGCTGGCCGCCGAGGGCATCGCGCTGCGCGTCATCGACGCCTACTCGGTGCAGCCTGTCGATCGCCGCGCGCTGGTCGACGCCGCGCGCCGCACGGGCGATCGGCTGATCACCGTCGAGGACCACTACGCAGCGGGCGGTCTGGGCGACGCCGTGAGCGAGGCGGTGGCCCCCGACGGCATCGTGGTGGAGCGCCTCGCCGTCCGCGAAGTTCCGCGCAGCGGCCGGCCCGGCGAGCTCCTCGAGCGCTTCGGGATCTCCGCCTCCTGCATCGCCGCCGCCGTGCGCCGTCAAGTCGGCAACCGGGCGGGAACCGCGGCGGCCGGTCGAGCGTAG
- the ggt gene encoding gamma-glutamyltransferase, with translation MRAQSQDALGHGYSRPARSPHSSRSEVIAPHGMVAASQPLAAQVGIDILKAGGNAIDAAVAVNAVLGLVEPHMNGVGGDLFAILWDAETEQLYALNATGRAPYEINRETLVRQGYTRMPGKGPLTWTVPGAVDGWHELLERFGTLEFADVLAPAIAYARGGFPVSEIIQRQWAGSAIALAQWPDSAATYLPDGRPPRVGEVFKNPNLAATYEAIAQGGRDAFYKGDIARRIVAFSEGNGGYFTMADFEDHSSVWVEPVSTSYRGYDVWEVPPNSSGILALMILNLMEGYDVAALGHNSADAVHLYAEAKKLVWADRNTYVADADANELPTLPLITKSYADARRRLIDPERAGLDTTPGQPFDHSDTVYLTVVDKDRNAISLIESIFGGFGSDVVPGDLGFALQNRGSGFSLEEGHLNSLEPHKRSLHTNMPAFVTKDGKPFMSFGVMGGSMQPQGHWQVLSNIIDFGMNLQEAGDAARVRHSPSLRPGGTVAVEPGVSDEVIAELRRRGHHVERQGGGGMGGYQAIMIHPETGMLHGGTDPRKDGQVIGY, from the coding sequence ATGCGGGCCCAGTCGCAGGATGCGCTGGGGCACGGCTACAGCCGGCCGGCCCGGAGTCCGCACAGCAGCCGGTCCGAGGTCATCGCCCCGCACGGGATGGTGGCGGCCAGCCAGCCGCTGGCGGCGCAGGTGGGCATCGATATCCTCAAGGCGGGCGGCAACGCGATCGACGCGGCGGTGGCCGTCAACGCCGTCCTCGGGCTGGTCGAGCCGCACATGAACGGGGTCGGCGGCGACCTGTTCGCCATCCTCTGGGACGCCGAGACCGAGCAGCTCTACGCCCTGAACGCCACCGGCCGCGCGCCGTACGAGATCAACCGCGAGACGCTGGTCCGGCAGGGCTACACGCGGATGCCGGGCAAGGGTCCGCTGACGTGGACCGTGCCGGGCGCGGTCGACGGCTGGCACGAGCTGCTGGAGCGCTTCGGGACGCTGGAGTTCGCCGACGTGCTGGCGCCGGCCATCGCCTACGCCCGCGGCGGCTTCCCGGTGAGCGAGATCATCCAGCGGCAGTGGGCCGGCTCGGCCATCGCGCTGGCGCAGTGGCCCGACTCGGCGGCCACCTACCTGCCCGACGGTCGTCCGCCGCGCGTCGGCGAGGTCTTCAAGAACCCGAACCTCGCCGCCACCTACGAGGCCATTGCGCAGGGCGGCCGCGACGCGTTCTACAAGGGCGACATCGCGCGGCGCATCGTGGCGTTCAGCGAGGGGAACGGCGGCTACTTCACGATGGCCGACTTCGAGGACCACTCGTCGGTCTGGGTCGAGCCGGTCAGCACCAGCTACCGCGGCTACGACGTCTGGGAGGTCCCGCCGAACAGTTCCGGCATCCTCGCCCTGATGATCCTCAACCTGATGGAGGGTTACGACGTCGCCGCCCTCGGCCACAACTCGGCCGACGCCGTCCACCTCTACGCCGAGGCGAAGAAGCTGGTCTGGGCCGACCGCAACACCTACGTGGCGGACGCCGACGCCAACGAGCTGCCGACGCTGCCGCTCATCACGAAGTCCTACGCCGACGCGCGCCGCCGGCTCATCGATCCCGAGCGCGCCGGGCTCGACACGACGCCGGGGCAGCCCTTCGACCACAGCGACACCGTCTACCTCACGGTGGTGGACAAGGACCGCAACGCCATCTCGCTCATCGAGAGCATCTTCGGCGGTTTCGGCTCCGACGTGGTCCCCGGCGACCTCGGCTTCGCGCTCCAGAACCGCGGCTCCGGCTTCTCGCTCGAAGAGGGGCACCTGAACTCGCTCGAGCCGCACAAGCGGTCGCTGCACACCAATATGCCCGCGTTCGTCACCAAGGACGGCAAGCCCTTCATGTCGTTCGGCGTCATGGGCGGCTCGATGCAGCCGCAGGGCCACTGGCAGGTGCTGTCGAACATCATCGACTTCGGCATGAACCTGCAGGAGGCGGGCGACGCCGCGCGCGTGCGCCACAGCCCCAGCCTGCGCCCCGGCGGCACCGTGGCCGTCGAGCCGGGCGTCTCCGACGAGGTCATCGCCGAGCTCCGGCGCCGCGGCCACCACGTCGAGCGCCAGGGCGGCGGCGGCATGGGCGGCTACCAGGCGATCATGATCCACCCGGAGACGGGGATGCTGCACGGGGGGACGGACCCGCGGAAGGACGGGCAGGTCATCGGATACTGA
- a CDS encoding DUF488 family protein, with protein MIHIVSLIDRRRRKGEHLRVGAVRYPPRGKRKEEIDEYDVRLPELAPSSELLKKFNDDAISWERFVGRYRSEMNKPERKYLIPLFAALSKVTNLSIGCYCQDQTRCHMSVLRELLDDAGADLA; from the coding sequence GTGATTCACATCGTCTCTCTGATTGACCGCCGCCGCCGGAAGGGAGAACACCTTCGGGTGGGGGCGGTCAGATACCCGCCCCGCGGAAAGCGCAAGGAGGAGATCGACGAATACGACGTGCGGCTGCCCGAGCTGGCGCCGAGCAGTGAGTTGCTGAAGAAGTTCAACGATGACGCTATTTCCTGGGAGCGATTCGTCGGGCGCTATCGCTCGGAGATGAACAAGCCGGAGCGCAAGTACCTGATTCCCCTTTTCGCGGCGCTCTCGAAGGTGACGAATCTGTCCATCGGCTGTTACTGTCAGGACCAGACGCGATGCCACATGTCGGTTTTGCGCGAGCTTCTGGACGATGCCGGGGCCGACTTGGCGTAG